A region of Vitis vinifera cultivar Pinot Noir 40024 chromosome 13, ASM3070453v1 DNA encodes the following proteins:
- the LOC100260303 gene encoding glycosylinositol phosphorylceramide mannosyl transferase 1: MEHRRSRRAVMRDRDHRTAMQRFRQGAISAVGSVKIKLLICSCIAFSVFALVSRTADSMRWSRRTDTLDIYPVSRRGYNIVINTWKRNDLLKQSVSHYASCSGLDSIHIVWSEPDPPSESFIKFLHHVVHSNSRDGRKIVLKFDINKEDSLNNRFKEIKDLKTDAVFSIDDDIIFPCSSVEFAFNVWQSAPDTMVGFVPRMHWIDQSKGNTGSYVYAGWWSVWWTGTYSMVLSKAAFFHKKYFSLYTNEMPASIREFTTKNRNCEDIAMSFLVANVTGSPPIWVKGKIFEIGSTGISSLGGHTEKRSQCVNRFAMEYGRMPLVSTSMKAVDSRSSWFW; the protein is encoded by the exons ATGGAACATCGTAGAAGCAGGCGAGCGGTGATGAGAGACCGAGACCATAGGACTGCGATGCAGAGGTTCCGTCAGGGGGCGATCTCGGCTGTTGGATCGGTGAAGATTAAGCTTCTGATCTGCAGCTGCATCGCTTTCTCGGTGTTCGCGCTCGTCAGCCGCACCGCGGATTCTATGCGATGGAGTCGTCGTACTGATACCCTCGATATCTACCCTGTTTCAAG GAGGGGTTATAATATTGTGATTAACACTTGGAAGAGAAATGATCTTTTGAAGCAGTCCGTCTCCCACTATGCATCGTGTTCTGGGCTTGATTCTATACATATTGTGTGGAGTGAGCCTGATCCTCCATCAgaatctttcattaaatttctGCACCATGTTGTGCATTCTAATTCCAGAGATGGTCGAAAAATCGTATTGAAATTTGATATCAATAAGGAAGACAGCCTGAACAACAGATTCAAAGAAATTAAGGATTTGAAGACAGATGCTGTCTTTTCGATTGATGATGATATTATATTTCCTTGTTCTTCCGTAGAATTTGCTTTCAATGTCTGGCAGAGTGCACCAGACACAATGGTAGGATTTGTTCCCCGTATGCATTGGATTGATCAATCG AAAGGCAATACAGGTTCCTATGTTTATGCTGGATGGTGGTCTGTTTGGTGGACGGGTACATACAGTATGGTACTTTCGAAGGCAGCTTTTTTCCATAAAAAGTATTTCAGTCTGTATACGAATGAGATGCCAGCCTCAATCAGAGAATTTACAACCAAAAACAG GAACTGTGAAGATATTGCAATGTCATTCCTTGTTGCAAATGTGACTGGTTCTCCCCCTATATGGGTGAAAG GTAAGATATTTGAGATTGGTTCAACTGGAATCAGTAGCTTGGGAGGTCATACTGAAAAACGATCCCAGTGTGTGAACAGATTTGCCATGGAGTATGGACGAATGCCCTTGGTATCTACTTCCATGAAGGCTGTAGATAGCAGGAGCAGCTGGTTTTGGTGA